CTTTTCAAATTTTTCAAAAGCATGCAACAACTTGTCTTCTTCCACAGGTTTCAACAAATAATCAATACTATTGACTTCAAAAGCTCTAATAGCATATTGATCAAAGGCCGTGGTGAATACAATAGGACATTCAACATCCAACTTGTCAAAAATTTCAAAACACAAGCCATCCTTCAATTGGATATCCATGAATATCAAGTCCGGGTATTCCGACTTTGAAAAATACTCCACAAATGTCGTCACTCTGTCAAACACCGATACTAAAGACCATTTCGGGCGAAGCTCTGAAATATACATTTCAAGCATCCTGGCATTTGGCTTCTCGTCTTCTATAATTACGTATTTCATATTCACTAAATTATCGGAAGAAAAACTTCAAATTCTTTATCATCTTGCTCGATTCTCACTGGCAAGGATGTCAAATGGGCAAATCTTCTTTTCAAATTTGAAAGACCTTTACCTGTTGAATGATAAGTGGCTTTCCTCTGGAGATTATTTCTAATTACCATATATTCCCCCTCCACCTCTATGCGGATTCTTAACATTTGCTCCTCAGTAGCAATATTATGCTTTATAGCGTTTTCAACCAATAGTTGTATAGCCATAGGAGGAATCTCTTTTTCCATATACTCATCAGGAATGTCTATCATCATTTCAAGGCCATCCTCGTTTCTGATTTTTTGCAGTTCAAAATACTGTTTTGTGAATTCAACATCCTCGGCCACACTAACAGTAATCCAATCTGACTTTTGCAAAACATATCTGCATATAGATGAAAAATCTTGTATAAATCTTAAAGCTGACCTCTCTTCTTTTAAAAGAATCAAGGATTTTAAAGCGCTCAGGTTATTGAAAAAAAAATGCGGATTAAGCTGGTCTTGAAGCGCTTTGTATTTCAATTCCATTTTTTCCAGCTTAAGGCTTTCCATCTCCTTATTCAACTCTATCCAAGTTCTAAATACTCTTATCAATATCGAGATGAAACTAACACAAGTAAAAAGGAGCAACATGGTCAGAATAAAAAATGAGGATGCCAGCACAAAATTTTCATCATCCAAAAATCTCTTGTCATAAAAAGTAAAAAACAAGACCAAGAATACGAAAATCGTAAAACCCCAGCTAAACCCAAATTGCATGGAAATCCTTCTGGTAATATTATTAAAGGACAAGGGCTCTTTGTACTCCAGATACAAATCCAATAGCACAATAAATTCCGAAACAACCAAAAAAGCTAACACGACTCCAATGATATCAACATAAATATTGATACCGGGAGGAATGTCCACAAAATACATCATGAATAAAGTCAGGCCGACTGTAAAAACCGTGATCAGAGCCAATCGCCTCATGATCGACCTGAAATTATAAACAGTCGTCTTCTGCAAATATCCTTTAATATTCATGACTTAAGTTTTATCTTGTTCAATAATGTTTATGACGATTAGGTTTTTTATGGTTTTCTTGCTCACCCTCCTTTGTATTCCCCCCAATAGGAAATAAAGTGGCATAAAAAATCATTCGTGATAATATTTAATTAGAACTCAAATTATTTTTCTCTGGTTTTCGCGCATAATTGACAAACCTTATCATGCCAATCCACACCATGATATAACTCAACATTTCCATTCCTTCCCTAGAAGTACTTCCAAACAAATATTGGCCATCGCAAAACACATGGCTTGCCGCCAACTCCACTATGCGAGAAAAGACTATCAAAACAGAAAGTCCCAAGGCTATAATTTTTGTAAAACTCCTCTCCATTACCAAATCGAAAGTTTTCAGAAACTCTTTTCGATAAATGTATACAAAGGAAACCAATGCTGTCTTCAGCGTGATCAAAATAAGTAATGGAGCCACCGGAGAAATAAATTTGCTAATCACCATATCAAGCTCATAAACCAATAAAGCGGTGAATAAAAGCCCTAGGCTTGACAAATAAACTTTCATATAACTCGCTTTGAAATACAAATAAACCAAACAAGCTATTATATTCATCAAAACCACAACCTCAATCAGCCCGCCATACACTTGTTCATTAAACAGATAAACAATGCTGCTGTCAATAGCTATCAACAAAAAAGCCAATGTGAACAAAGCACTATGCGCCAACACATCTTTAAGCCAGCATAAATACAACTTCAAACTATCAATCATCATCCCTTATTATCCTATTCCATGTAATATTAGCGTAATGTTAAGCCAATTGTTCCATTATTGTCGTTATATTTTTTCCAAAAAATAAGGAATGAGCTAATCCGCCGCCCACTCCTTAACATAGCACAAAAAAATCTAATCAATATTATGGTTAGTCAACGCTCCAATCGCCTTTTCCCAAGACGTCTTCTTAAGCTCATAATCTCTCAAAGCAATGATCAAGTCAAAATGCGCTTTTTGCCACTCCGCTTGAGCATTAAGCACATCAGCGGTCGTGTTAAGCTGAGCGTCAAAACTCACCTTCGTCTCCTCCAAGCTTTCTGTCGCTTGTCCAACATTCTTGATGGACATCAATACTTGTTGATAATTCTCCTCCAATTCAAGCGAGATTTGCTTGATTTCCAATGTCACATAATCCTCCGTTTTGGAATAGTCATTTTGAGCTTTTTCCTTTTTGATTTTGGCTAGCTGCTCTTTCTGCTTTCTCTCGCCGAAATGAAACACAGGAATGGAAACTCTACCTCCAACAAGTCCTATCGGATCAATATTTTCACCGATTTTATCAGCATAAGCATACATGTAGCCTGCTGTAACGCCTGCTTCCGGCAAATAGTCCGCGCGAGCTATTTTCCTATCATACTCCGCCAATAAAATCTGGTTTTCAGCAAGCTTCAACTCATTTCTGTTATTCAAAGCTTTTTCAAGTCCACCGTTCACATTCACCCTATTGTGATCATCATCAATCAATGCGTCCGACAAGATAATTTCAGTCTCTAACTCTTGTCCCAAAAGCTGATTCAAATAAGCCGTCGCTATCTCAACGCCATTTTTAGCCTTTACAAGATTTATCTCCGCTTGATTTTTTTGAACGCCAACTTTAAGCTTTTCACTTGCAGGCGCCAAACCAACTTCATACATGGCATTCATCTGATCTTCCATTTCCGTCAGCATTGTCAAATAATTATCCGACAATCCCACAGCCTCTTTAGCCGCAGCTAAATTCCAATACGCCTGGTCCGCTAAAAGCAAGATTTCAGCATGGGTCAATTCATAGCTTTGCCCAGCCATCTCTTGTCCAATCTTTGCCTGAGCGTTAATCGCCTTGATCTTACCTCCAGCATAAATCGGTTGAGACATCATAACATCCGTAGCGAACATGCTTAAGTTATTAGTCATCATCTCAGGTCCTAAGACCAATTCCAAATTCGGAGAGTAAATTCCTGTCGCAGACGCCTCCACACTTGGCAAATAAGCTTTTTTCGCAATCTTCATATTAGCTTCAGCTTCCTTGATTCTCAATTCTGCTTCCTTAAGATCCTTGTTGTTTTCAACAACCAATCTTCGGCAATCCTCAGAGCTCAGTGTAACCTGAGCCTGGGATCGCGTAATCATCAAACCGCATAATATGATGAGCAATACTATATATTTAAATTCTTTCATCGGATTTCTTGTTTAGATGTTTTTGACTTGTTTGGCATCGACATTATAGAACAGCGCGTAAAGCACCGGAACCACAAACAATGTGATCAATGACCCTACGAGCAGGCCAAACATAATCGTGATAGCCATTGAGATAAACATTGCATCCCATAACAGCGGCAACATTCCCAATATGGTAGTCAATGAAGCCATCATCACTGGCCTCATCCTCGAAACAGACGCATCAATTGTCGCTTCCGCAGGATGCTTTCCTTCTTTGATACCCAATTTGATTTCATCCAATAGCACTATAGCATTCTTAATCATCATTCCTATCAAGCCAAGCGCTCCGATAATACCCATGAAGTTCAAGAATTCGCCTGTAATCAAGAATCCCATCACAATTCCTATAAATGCCAAAGGAACCATAAGGAAAATAATCATCGGTTGCTTTAGATTATTGAATAATGCCACAATGATCAAAACCATCAGACCTAATGCCATTGGCAAAAACTTAAACAACGCTTCATTGGCATCCTGAGAAGCTCCTACCATACCTTTCCATGACAATTCATATCCATCCGGGAGTTCAATAGCCTCTACCTCTTTTTTCACATTAGCAACAAGCTCTTCACCCGTATGACCATTGCGAACATCGCTTTGCACCTTAATCGCTCTTTTGCCATTTCTTCTAAAGACCACTTGATCTTCCCATCCTAATGAAACAGAATTAGTAATCTGGCCCAGCGGCACACTACCTCTTGACATAGATCCCCATACAGGTATGGAATTCATGTCTTCTATATTATCAGACAACTCTCTTGAAGATTTCAACATCACAGGAATCTGCTTGTCGTTCTCATTCACTAAACCTATTGGCATACCTGTACTGGCAACCAAAATCGATTGAGCCATGTCTTTTCTTGTCAGTCCCAATGCTTGCGCTTGATCATTGTCAAAGCTTGGCATATATCGCTTGGTCTTGTTGCCAAGATTGTCATCTATATTCTTTGCCGTAGGCTCATCTCTAAGCACTTCTTTTACCTGAGCCGAGATGCCTCTCAAAACAGCCGGATCAGGACCTGTAACCAATATCTCAACAGGGTAATCCTCAAACGCAGCTCCATACTCCATCACTCTCACTGTAGCATGAGGATAATTAAGCTTGAAGTATTCATTCACTTCCTTCATAGCTTGCTCCACATCATCCAGTTCCTCCATCTCTACGATCATCTCGCCATAATGGCTTCCACCTTGGGCCATTGGTCTCAACATCGTATATCTTGCTGGAGTAGATCCAATAGCTGTTGTTACGGACACAACCTTATCTATTTTCATTACATCCTTTTCAGCCTTATACATATCCGCCTCTACCGACTTGATATCACTGCCATTATCCAGCGTGTATTCAATGATAAATTGATCATAAGGCGTCTTTGGAATAAAATCCATCTTCACATATCTGAAACCAAAGAATGACAAAAACAACACTACGGTGCAAAAAGCCACGAACCCTCTTTTATGCCACAAAGTCCATGTAACCATTTTTCTAAATACCTTATAGACTTTTGAATCATAAACACCATTATTATTGTCATTTGACGCATCTTGGTTCACTTCTTTTCTATAAAAGAACTTGGCCATGAATGGCGTCTGAACCATTGCGAAGATCCAACTCAGCAATAATGAAATTACCAAAACTGTAAACAAAGAAGACAAAAACTCTCCCGCGGCGTGCGGAGCCATTCCCAGTGGCAAGAAAGCCAAAATAGCAATCATTGTCGCTGCAAGCAATGGCCAAGATGTTTTCTTAGCTGTATTGACGAATGCCAATGATGGCTTCATCCCTTTTTTGAGATCTATCAAGATACCGTCAGCAACTACTATGGAATTGTCAACCAACATACCCATCGCAAGTATGATAGCCGCCAAAGTCACTCTGTGCAATGGAAGGTCGATTGCATTCATCGTAATCAACGTCGCTAAAATCGTGAATACCAATCCACTTGAAATCAACAATCCCGATCTAAAGCCCATCGCAAACAATAAAACGATAATCACAATACCTACTGACATTACCAAGTTAAGCACGAATTCATCCACTGAATTGTCAACTCTGTCCGGTTGAGAATAAATAGTCTCCACCTCAATACCCGCAGGCAAATTTTTCTTTATTTCCGCTAGACGCTCATCGACTCTAGCTCCCAATTGAACCACATTAATATTGCTTTCATTAGACAAACCTAAGCTTAAAGCCATTTGACCGTTGAAATGCAATGCGTTTCTTTTCGGCTCGTAAAACGAACGATTCACCTTGGCGATATCTCCCAATCTCACAGATCCTCCTGAAGGCATTTGAAGCAACAAGTTGTTCACATCCTCCAAGCTCGTCATACGATCACCAACATCTATTCTTACTGATTCCGTACCCACTTTCACAGTACCCGAATTCACAATTTCTCCTTGAGACTGCATTGCTTGCGCAATCATCATCGGATTCATCGACATTCCCGCCAGCTTCTCTTCGGAAAAAACGATTTCTATCGCTTCATTTTGCATACCGAAGATTTGCGACCTCTTCACTCCCGGCACTGTCAACAATTCACGCTCAATGTACTGAGTGTATTTATTCAATTCCGGCAAAGAATGTCCGTCTGAAGTCACAGCGTACAGAATACCATAAGTATCTGCAAAGTCGTCATTGACTATTGGCTCATAAGCTCCAGAAGGCAACTGAGATTTGATATCTCCTACTTTTCTTCTCAAGTGGTCCCAAAGCTGAGGCAATTCCGAAGTTTTAACATCATTTTTAATGTTCACTTTGATTACGGAAAGACCGGCTTCAGATCTTGACTCTATATAATCTACATTTTCCAATCTTCTGATGCCTTTTTCCAGCACATCAGAAACTTCCAACTCTACTTCATGCGCGTTAGCTCCCGGATACATGGTGATTACCATTGCTGTCTTGACTGGTATTTCAGCATCCTCAAGCTTTCCTATTCTCATATAAGAATACAAACCGCCTATCACCACGCCGACAAACAACATTATCAGCAGTGCTTTTTGTTCCAATATCTTCTCCAGCATTACAACAGCCCTCCTACATTGGTTGAACTTGCATTTTCAAGCACTTTCACTTTTTGACCTTCAAGCAAAGCATTCACACCAGCTGTAACTACCCAGCTATTCGCTTTTAGTTGATTACTGCTAAGCTTCACTTTTCCTCCATTGGCCAATCCGATCAAATTAACCTCGATCTTTTTCACCGATCCATTTTCTTGAACAGTCCATACATAGTCTTTTCCAGACTCTCTTAAGATAGACTCAACAGGAAGATGAATATATTCCACATCTTTGGCTGGAAGCTTGATATTCACGCTTGCCAACATTCCTGATTTAAGTTGTTCGTTATTATCATCTGCAAATGAAAATTTCACTTCATAAAGGTCATCCATTCCTGATTTTTGACCTACAGAGACAAACTCCAAAGGCAAGGACTTCAATCCAGCGCTAGGAATTTCAGCTTCCGCCATAACATCCTCGCTAATCAATGATATTCTGCTAGAAGGCACCTTCACAATCACATCCATCGCTTGCACGTCTATGATTGAAATCACTGGAACTCCCGGGCCAACTGTTTCAAAATTATTAACAAACTTGGCTGACACATAACCTGAGAACGGAGCCACCAATCTCGTATCCCTTAATTGATTTTTGCTATGGTCATAAGCCACTGTCGCCAACTCATATCCTGATTTGATTTTTTGATAGGAATTTTCAGGCAATTTACCTTTTTCAAACAATTGCTTATAACGCTCATACTCTCCCTTTACTTGATCATACTGAGCTTTATTCTGCTTTACTTGAATCTGATAATCCCTAGGATCTATCTCCGCCAGCAATTGACCTTTTTTAACAAAATCGCCTTGTTTGACTTTCATCTGATGCAAAGGCCCGCCAACTCTGAACGAAAGCATTGCTTCCTTTTTTTCTTTTATCTCACCATTTACTTTCAACTTTCCCTCACCAACTTCATTGGCTATTTGAACTGCTTTCACCAACTTCTCATCTGCTTGAGAAGACTCCTGCTTAGATTGGCAACTAAAGCCATAAGCCAAAGTCATAAGAATCATAAGTTTAATAGCATGTCTCATCATTTCGTTTCTTTAGATCAATTGCGGTTTTTTAAATGATTTATAATGCAAAAGTAGCCCTTAGATAGTCTCACAAGATTATAAATTCAGCTAAGTGATAAAATCAGCAACTGAAATGACAGATAACAAAGTTGAAGTGAATCCATCCAAAACCTTGAATTTCAGAAATCGCGTCGCAACCACCTCATGT
The Aureibacter tunicatorum DNA segment above includes these coding regions:
- a CDS encoding TolC family protein encodes the protein MKEFKYIVLLIILCGLMITRSQAQVTLSSEDCRRLVVENNKDLKEAELRIKEAEANMKIAKKAYLPSVEASATGIYSPNLELVLGPEMMTNNLSMFATDVMMSQPIYAGGKIKAINAQAKIGQEMAGQSYELTHAEILLLADQAYWNLAAAKEAVGLSDNYLTMLTEMEDQMNAMYEVGLAPASEKLKVGVQKNQAEINLVKAKNGVEIATAYLNQLLGQELETEIILSDALIDDDHNRVNVNGGLEKALNNRNELKLAENQILLAEYDRKIARADYLPEAGVTAGYMYAYADKIGENIDPIGLVGGRVSIPVFHFGERKQKEQLAKIKKEKAQNDYSKTEDYVTLEIKQISLELEENYQQVLMSIKNVGQATESLEETKVSFDAQLNTTADVLNAQAEWQKAHFDLIIALRDYELKKTSWEKAIGALTNHNID
- a CDS encoding sensor histidine kinase; amino-acid sequence: MNIKGYLQKTTVYNFRSIMRRLALITVFTVGLTLFMMYFVDIPPGINIYVDIIGVVLAFLVVSEFIVLLDLYLEYKEPLSFNNITRRISMQFGFSWGFTIFVFLVLFFTFYDKRFLDDENFVLASSFFILTMLLLFTCVSFISILIRVFRTWIELNKEMESLKLEKMELKYKALQDQLNPHFFFNNLSALKSLILLKEERSALRFIQDFSSICRYVLQKSDWITVSVAEDVEFTKQYFELQKIRNEDGLEMMIDIPDEYMEKEIPPMAIQLLVENAIKHNIATEEQMLRIRIEVEGEYMVIRNNLQRKATYHSTGKGLSNLKRRFAHLTSLPVRIEQDDKEFEVFLPII
- a CDS encoding efflux RND transporter periplasmic adaptor subunit, with translation MMRHAIKLMILMTLAYGFSCQSKQESSQADEKLVKAVQIANEVGEGKLKVNGEIKEKKEAMLSFRVGGPLHQMKVKQGDFVKKGQLLAEIDPRDYQIQVKQNKAQYDQVKGEYERYKQLFEKGKLPENSYQKIKSGYELATVAYDHSKNQLRDTRLVAPFSGYVSAKFVNNFETVGPGVPVISIIDVQAMDVIVKVPSSRISLISEDVMAEAEIPSAGLKSLPLEFVSVGQKSGMDDLYEVKFSFADDNNEQLKSGMLASVNIKLPAKDVEYIHLPVESILRESGKDYVWTVQENGSVKKIEVNLIGLANGGKVKLSSNQLKANSWVVTAGVNALLEGQKVKVLENASSTNVGGLL
- a CDS encoding efflux RND transporter permease subunit, with the translated sequence MLEKILEQKALLIMLFVGVVIGGLYSYMRIGKLEDAEIPVKTAMVITMYPGANAHEVELEVSDVLEKGIRRLENVDYIESRSEAGLSVIKVNIKNDVKTSELPQLWDHLRRKVGDIKSQLPSGAYEPIVNDDFADTYGILYAVTSDGHSLPELNKYTQYIERELLTVPGVKRSQIFGMQNEAIEIVFSEEKLAGMSMNPMMIAQAMQSQGEIVNSGTVKVGTESVRIDVGDRMTSLEDVNNLLLQMPSGGSVRLGDIAKVNRSFYEPKRNALHFNGQMALSLGLSNESNINVVQLGARVDERLAEIKKNLPAGIEVETIYSQPDRVDNSVDEFVLNLVMSVGIVIIVLLFAMGFRSGLLISSGLVFTILATLITMNAIDLPLHRVTLAAIILAMGMLVDNSIVVADGILIDLKKGMKPSLAFVNTAKKTSWPLLAATMIAILAFLPLGMAPHAAGEFLSSLFTVLVISLLLSWIFAMVQTPFMAKFFYRKEVNQDASNDNNNGVYDSKVYKVFRKMVTWTLWHKRGFVAFCTVVLFLSFFGFRYVKMDFIPKTPYDQFIIEYTLDNGSDIKSVEADMYKAEKDVMKIDKVVSVTTAIGSTPARYTMLRPMAQGGSHYGEMIVEMEELDDVEQAMKEVNEYFKLNYPHATVRVMEYGAAFEDYPVEILVTGPDPAVLRGISAQVKEVLRDEPTAKNIDDNLGNKTKRYMPSFDNDQAQALGLTRKDMAQSILVASTGMPIGLVNENDKQIPVMLKSSRELSDNIEDMNSIPVWGSMSRGSVPLGQITNSVSLGWEDQVVFRRNGKRAIKVQSDVRNGHTGEELVANVKKEVEAIELPDGYELSWKGMVGASQDANEALFKFLPMALGLMVLIIVALFNNLKQPMIIFLMVPLAFIGIVMGFLITGEFLNFMGIIGALGLIGMMIKNAIVLLDEIKLGIKEGKHPAEATIDASVSRMRPVMMASLTTILGMLPLLWDAMFISMAITIMFGLLVGSLITLFVVPVLYALFYNVDAKQVKNI